The following are encoded together in the Bacillus sp. V2I10 genome:
- a CDS encoding organic hydroperoxide resistance protein produces MQKLYTATATATGGREGRVQTKAKELDLAIEMPKALGGRGGEGTNPEQLFAAGYSACFDSALNLVARTEREKIGQTSVTSHVSIGKDDTGFGLSVILEVHIPDVTKERAEELVQKAHNVCPYSKATKGNIEVELKVV; encoded by the coding sequence ATGCAAAAACTTTACACAGCAACAGCAACTGCGACAGGCGGAAGAGAAGGAAGAGTTCAAACGAAAGCCAAAGAACTTGATCTAGCGATTGAGATGCCAAAAGCTCTTGGCGGAAGAGGCGGAGAAGGAACGAATCCAGAGCAATTATTTGCAGCGGGTTATTCCGCTTGCTTTGATAGTGCATTAAATTTGGTGGCAAGAACAGAACGTGAAAAAATCGGCCAAACATCGGTTACATCACATGTATCAATTGGAAAGGATGATACAGGCTTCGGATTATCTGTTATCCTTGAAGTTCACATTCCGGATGTAACAAAAGAAAGAGCTGAGGAGCTTGTTCAAAAGGCACATAACGTTTGTCCATATTCAAAAGCAACAAAAGGAAATATCGAGGTTGAATTGAAAGTTGTCTAA
- a CDS encoding MarR family winged helix-turn-helix transcriptional regulator: MPSDKHPLSLEQQLCFSIYACSREMTKMYRPILQELDLTYPQYLVMLVLWEHEKLSVKDLGKELLLDSGTLTPLLKRLEEAGLVERIRSKADERKVEISLTAQGQNLKEEAHRVPEFMLKTSGLSREDFERLNQEFRSLLKKLTSL; the protein is encoded by the coding sequence ATGCCTTCAGATAAACACCCTCTCAGTCTAGAACAGCAGCTTTGTTTTTCCATTTACGCGTGTTCCAGGGAGATGACAAAAATGTACAGACCCATTTTGCAGGAGCTTGATCTGACATACCCTCAATATTTAGTCATGCTCGTTTTATGGGAGCATGAAAAATTGAGCGTGAAGGATTTAGGCAAGGAACTCTTATTAGATTCAGGCACACTCACTCCCTTGCTGAAAAGACTTGAAGAAGCTGGTTTGGTCGAGCGCATTCGTTCTAAAGCAGATGAGCGCAAAGTAGAGATCAGTTTAACTGCCCAGGGCCAAAACCTGAAAGAAGAAGCGCATCGTGTTCCAGAATTCATGCTGAAAACAAGCGGACTTTCGCGGGAAGATTTCGAGAGATTGAATCAAGAATTTCGAAGTCTGCTTAAAAAACTGACTTCTTTATAA
- a CDS encoding aspartyl-phosphate phosphatase Spo0E family protein, with protein MVDVLIEKYRQEMFESAKKDGLSSITTIKASKQLDRILNIGMQLEPSKWME; from the coding sequence ATGGTGGATGTTCTTATTGAGAAATATCGGCAGGAAATGTTTGAAAGCGCCAAAAAAGACGGACTTAGTTCCATAACTACCATAAAAGCAAGCAAGCAGCTGGACCGTATTCTGAATATCGGAATGCAATTAGAACCATCAAAGTGGATGGAATGA
- a CDS encoding AbrB/MazE/SpoVT family DNA-binding domain-containing protein, whose protein sequence is MKKGPFFVKIWSNGQVMIPSYIRKKLNIQTGERVVVQTDGKTIDLIMDDNNAFENETTLSSKGTITIPSEIRNICEIDVGEKLKIEWNEQGQKVTFVPPDDMTGSNKLSS, encoded by the coding sequence TTGAAAAAAGGTCCATTTTTCGTGAAAATCTGGTCAAATGGTCAAGTGATGATTCCTTCCTACATTCGAAAAAAACTAAACATACAAACAGGTGAGCGGGTCGTCGTTCAAACTGATGGGAAAACGATCGATTTGATCATGGATGATAACAATGCCTTTGAAAACGAAACAACCTTAAGCAGCAAGGGAACCATAACAATACCGAGTGAAATAAGAAATATATGTGAAATTGATGTGGGAGAAAAACTGAAAATCGAATGGAATGAACAGGGGCAAAAAGTTACTTTTGTTCCTCCTGATGACATGACAGGTTCAAATAAATTATCCAGCTGA
- a CDS encoding LacI family DNA-binding transcriptional regulator, translated as MATIKDVAKLAGVAVSTASYALNHNSRVNAETAKRVLEAAKTLNYRKNGIARDLKRSKTETIGIIVQDLSGPFYSELMRGVQDTLLTHQYGLIACSSIGGNVTTASKFLQERRVDGVIILAESLPDELILQSVRDDFPILVLDRKLDSDSIIHVLVDNFSGGYQATQHLIDLGHKELAYIGGPSHNRDNQLRFEGYKQALKDSGITLHPSWILQGQYTREGGYSAAKILMMQGNAPSAVFCANDEMAVGALKAFKESGLHIPNDLSIIGFDDIEISQYISPPLSTVKQSNYEIGSLAAHLIYQALNEGIEGKDYILPTELVLRKSTSAAKKMEA; from the coding sequence ATGGCCACAATCAAAGATGTTGCAAAATTGGCTGGGGTAGCTGTTTCAACAGCATCCTATGCGTTAAATCATAATTCAAGAGTGAATGCAGAAACCGCTAAGCGTGTATTAGAAGCTGCAAAAACGTTAAACTACCGAAAAAACGGAATTGCGAGAGACTTAAAACGAAGCAAAACCGAAACAATCGGGATTATCGTTCAGGATCTTTCCGGCCCTTTTTATTCTGAATTGATGCGCGGTGTTCAGGATACCCTGCTCACTCATCAATATGGCCTTATCGCCTGCAGTTCCATTGGAGGCAATGTGACAACAGCTTCAAAGTTTTTGCAGGAACGCCGTGTGGATGGCGTCATTATTTTAGCTGAAAGCCTTCCGGATGAATTGATTCTTCAATCAGTAAGAGATGATTTTCCGATCCTCGTCCTTGACCGAAAGCTTGACAGCGATTCGATTATCCATGTGCTTGTCGATAATTTCTCGGGCGGCTATCAGGCAACGCAGCATTTAATTGACCTTGGCCACAAGGAGCTCGCGTACATTGGAGGTCCCTCTCACAATCGCGATAATCAGCTTCGATTTGAAGGGTATAAACAGGCGCTTAAGGATTCCGGAATTACACTGCACCCTAGCTGGATCCTTCAGGGGCAATATACAAGGGAAGGCGGCTATTCTGCGGCTAAAATCCTCATGATGCAGGGAAATGCGCCGTCTGCTGTCTTTTGTGCAAATGATGAAATGGCTGTAGGGGCATTAAAAGCTTTTAAAGAATCCGGTTTGCATATTCCAAATGATCTTTCCATCATCGGATTTGACGATATTGAAATTTCACAATATATTTCGCCTCCGCTCTCGACGGTAAAGCAATCGAATTATGAAATCGGCTCTCTTGCAGCTCACCTGATCTATCAGGCTCTAAATGAAGGGATAGAAGGGAAGGATTACATTCTGCCGACAGAGCTTGTCCTAAGAAAATCGACAAGCGCCGCCAAAAAGATGGAAGCATGA
- a CDS encoding sugar phosphate isomerase/epimerase, which translates to MKLGVFTVLFSDKNLDEMLDYVKASGVEAVEIGTGCYPGNAHCSLEGLLGNKEKQNEYLEKVTSRGLTISAFSCHGNPISPDAAFAAESHETLVSTIKLANEMNVPVVNCFSGTAGDHEEAKYPNWPVAPWPNEYNDVLKWQWEQKLIPYWKEVGKLAQSLNVKIGLELHGGFLVHTPYTLLKLREETCDAIGANLDPSHLWWQGIDPVGAIKILGKAGAIHHFHAKDTYLDQDNINMYGLTDMQPYGEIQSRAWNFRSVGCGHSMQEWSDIISALRTYGYDYVVSIEHEDPIMSIEEGFQRAVTNLKSVLIKEQPTNMWWA; encoded by the coding sequence ATGAAACTTGGAGTATTCACTGTTTTATTTTCAGATAAAAATCTCGATGAGATGTTAGATTACGTAAAAGCATCAGGTGTTGAAGCTGTTGAAATTGGAACAGGCTGCTATCCTGGAAATGCACATTGTTCGTTAGAGGGATTATTAGGAAATAAAGAAAAGCAAAATGAGTATTTGGAAAAAGTCACTTCACGCGGACTCACAATAAGCGCGTTCAGCTGCCACGGCAATCCGATTTCACCGGATGCTGCTTTTGCTGCTGAATCTCATGAAACGTTGGTCAGCACGATTAAGCTAGCCAATGAAATGAACGTTCCTGTTGTGAACTGCTTCTCCGGAACGGCAGGCGACCATGAAGAGGCAAAATATCCAAACTGGCCGGTTGCACCATGGCCTAACGAATACAATGACGTATTAAAATGGCAGTGGGAGCAAAAACTGATTCCTTACTGGAAAGAAGTCGGGAAGTTAGCACAAAGCCTTAACGTGAAAATAGGTTTAGAGCTTCACGGAGGATTCCTTGTCCATACTCCTTACACTTTATTGAAGCTAAGGGAAGAAACATGTGATGCCATTGGAGCAAACCTTGATCCAAGTCACTTGTGGTGGCAGGGAATTGACCCTGTCGGTGCGATTAAAATCCTTGGAAAAGCAGGCGCCATTCATCATTTCCATGCAAAGGATACGTATCTTGATCAGGACAACATCAACATGTACGGCTTAACAGACATGCAGCCTTACGGCGAAATCCAATCAAGAGCATGGAATTTCCGATCTGTCGGCTGCGGACACAGCATGCAGGAATGGTCTGATATAATCAGCGCACTTAGAACGTACGGCTATGACTATGTTGTGAGCATTGAGCATGAAGATCCGATCATGTCGATTGAAGAAGGTTTTCAGCGTGCGGTTACAAACTTAAAAAGTGTCTTAATTAAAGAACAGCCGACGAATATGTGGTGGGCTTAA
- a CDS encoding sugar phosphate isomerase/epimerase, protein MTRKGLQLYTIRTLLEKDFLGTLKKVADLGYEGVQFAGYFDTPADRLNQALKEYELKAAGSHVPYDQITGDGLKQVISYNQAIGNDLIIMPYLAEEQRTGLDDYKRIAEELNKAGSVIMQEGMQLAYHNHDFEFHTFGEQTPFDVLLNETDAKLVKFELDCYWVSYAGLDPLALIKEQRERVVTLHIKDMKETNGEKQSTVIGTGQLDMKSLLNLGKELELPWFIVEQEHFEGDLMEAVALNSKKMDELLKA, encoded by the coding sequence ATGACGAGAAAAGGACTTCAGCTCTATACAATCAGAACGCTGCTCGAAAAGGATTTTCTCGGCACTTTGAAAAAAGTGGCGGATCTTGGGTACGAAGGGGTACAGTTTGCAGGCTATTTTGACACGCCTGCAGATCGTCTGAATCAAGCATTAAAAGAGTATGAACTGAAGGCAGCGGGGAGTCATGTGCCTTATGATCAAATTACAGGGGATGGGCTTAAACAAGTGATTTCTTATAATCAGGCAATCGGGAACGATCTGATTATCATGCCTTATTTGGCGGAAGAGCAAAGAACTGGTCTTGATGATTATAAGCGCATTGCTGAAGAACTGAACAAAGCAGGCTCAGTCATTATGCAGGAAGGCATGCAGCTTGCTTATCACAATCATGATTTCGAATTTCATACATTCGGAGAGCAGACACCTTTTGATGTTCTGCTGAACGAAACGGATGCGAAGCTTGTAAAGTTCGAACTCGACTGCTATTGGGTTTCCTATGCGGGTCTTGATCCATTGGCGCTGATCAAAGAGCAGCGGGAACGTGTAGTTACGCTTCATATTAAGGATATGAAAGAAACAAATGGCGAGAAGCAGAGTACAGTCATCGGCACTGGACAGCTTGACATGAAATCCTTGCTGAACCTTGGAAAAGAGCTTGAGCTTCCATGGTTTATCGTTGAACAAGAGCACTTTGAAGGTGATTTGATGGAGGCAGTAGCTCTCAACTCGAAAAAAATGGACGAACTATTAAAAGCATAG
- a CDS encoding Gfo/Idh/MocA family protein, translating to MTTLKIGVIGCGSISKHRHLPEYAGNKYVEITAVCDINEDRAKLTAQQYKAKAFTDYRELLALEEIDAVSVCTPNALHAPISIDALNAGKHVLCEKPMATSKEEAEAMIAAAKENSRKLMIGHNQRFVPSHEKARELIKNGEIGKVFSFRTAFGHGGPEGWSADGRDSWFFKKEDAFIGAMGDLGVHKADLMRYILGEEVTEVAAFVDTVAKEGADVDDNAVCVLRTESGIMGSLAASWSYNKEDNATVIYGEKGVLRLEDHREYSLIAQYKTGEVVNYELGKIQSNDEGGQTSSKVIDKFIDSIIGNTEPAVSGEEGYKSLKIVLGALESNESKTIVKLS from the coding sequence ATGACAACTTTAAAAATCGGCGTTATCGGGTGCGGAAGCATTTCAAAGCACAGACATTTACCAGAGTATGCAGGCAACAAGTATGTGGAAATAACAGCAGTCTGCGATATTAATGAAGACCGTGCGAAACTCACTGCACAGCAATACAAAGCTAAAGCATTCACAGACTACAGAGAGCTTCTTGCACTTGAAGAGATCGACGCTGTAAGCGTTTGTACTCCAAATGCGCTTCATGCTCCCATTTCAATTGATGCTTTAAATGCAGGCAAGCATGTTCTTTGCGAAAAGCCAATGGCTACTTCAAAGGAAGAAGCAGAAGCGATGATCGCAGCTGCAAAAGAAAATAGCCGCAAGCTGATGATCGGCCATAATCAGCGATTTGTGCCATCACATGAAAAAGCCAGAGAGCTTATTAAAAATGGTGAAATCGGCAAAGTATTTTCTTTCCGCACAGCATTTGGCCACGGCGGTCCTGAAGGCTGGAGTGCTGACGGACGCGACAGCTGGTTCTTCAAGAAAGAAGACGCATTTATCGGAGCAATGGGAGACCTTGGTGTTCATAAAGCGGACTTAATGCGCTACATCCTTGGCGAAGAAGTGACTGAAGTGGCGGCATTCGTTGATACAGTTGCTAAAGAAGGCGCAGATGTAGATGACAATGCAGTCTGCGTATTAAGAACAGAAAGCGGCATTATGGGATCCCTTGCAGCAAGCTGGTCTTACAATAAAGAAGATAACGCAACAGTCATTTACGGTGAAAAAGGGGTTCTTCGTTTAGAAGATCATCGAGAGTACTCATTAATTGCTCAATATAAAACAGGTGAAGTTGTAAACTATGAATTAGGCAAAATTCAATCAAACGATGAAGGCGGACAAACTTCATCAAAAGTCATCGATAAATTCATAGACAGCATTATAGGCAATACAGAGCCGGCGGTTTCCGGTGAAGAAGGCTACAAATCTCTTAAAATTGTTCTTGGCGCATTAGAGTCAAACGAAAGCAAAACAATCGTAAAACTTTCATAA
- a CDS encoding Gfo/Idh/MocA family protein, whose protein sequence is MSTIVRVGIIGCGGIATGKHMPALARLKNVQMVAFFDLVEERAIEAKMQYGSEMAEHYTDFKELLANPGVDVVHVCTPNDSHSDISIAALEAGKHVMCEKPMATSAAEARKMLETAKRTGKKLSVAYQNRYRTDSLHLKSLCEEGELGDIYFAKAHAIRRRAVPTWGVFLDKEKQGGGPLIDIGTHALDLTLWMMNNYEPKMVVGTAFHKLGTRENAANIWGPWDPEKFKVEDSAFAYITMQNGATIFLESSWALNSLNVGESKCTLMGTEGGADMENGLRINGERHGKLYTTMVNLDESGASVVDGKLESEADIEARLWIEAIVEDKDPVVKPEQALIVTEILEAIYKSSETGEPVYFEKKE, encoded by the coding sequence ATGAGTACGATTGTTCGAGTTGGAATTATCGGGTGCGGAGGAATTGCGACTGGAAAGCATATGCCTGCTCTCGCACGACTTAAGAATGTTCAGATGGTGGCTTTCTTTGATCTTGTTGAAGAAAGAGCCATCGAAGCGAAAATGCAATATGGATCAGAGATGGCCGAACATTATACGGACTTTAAAGAATTGCTTGCAAATCCGGGAGTGGATGTTGTACATGTTTGTACACCGAATGATTCGCATTCAGACATTTCAATAGCAGCTTTGGAGGCAGGGAAGCACGTGATGTGCGAAAAGCCGATGGCTACTTCTGCTGCTGAAGCTCGAAAAATGCTTGAGACGGCAAAGCGCACGGGGAAGAAATTATCAGTTGCTTACCAGAACCGCTACCGGACAGACAGCCTGCATTTAAAATCACTTTGCGAAGAAGGCGAGCTTGGTGATATCTATTTTGCAAAAGCTCATGCCATCAGAAGACGTGCAGTACCGACTTGGGGCGTGTTTTTGGATAAAGAAAAGCAGGGCGGAGGTCCATTGATCGACATCGGCACTCATGCACTTGATCTGACATTATGGATGATGAATAATTATGAGCCGAAAATGGTTGTCGGAACCGCTTTTCATAAACTTGGCACAAGAGAAAATGCAGCAAACATCTGGGGCCCTTGGGATCCTGAAAAATTCAAAGTCGAAGATTCCGCGTTTGCTTACATTACCATGCAAAACGGGGCAACAATTTTCCTTGAATCAAGCTGGGCACTGAATTCTTTGAACGTCGGAGAAAGCAAATGCACCCTGATGGGAACAGAAGGCGGAGCTGATATGGAAAATGGCCTGCGCATCAATGGCGAGCGTCACGGCAAGCTTTATACGACAATGGTGAATTTAGATGAATCAGGTGCATCTGTCGTAGACGGCAAGCTTGAAAGTGAAGCAGATATTGAAGCAAGGCTTTGGATTGAAGCAATTGTTGAAGATAAAGATCCAGTTGTAAAACCTGAACAAGCCCTTATCGTAACTGAAATTTTGGAAGCGATTTATAAATCGTCTGAAACAGGCGAACCTGTTTATTTTGAAAAAAAAGAATAG
- a CDS encoding sigma-70 family RNA polymerase sigma factor, with translation MTDPNLAQKAVNGDDGAFLLLIKQHKEQLYRTAFMYLKNETDSLEAVQEVTFRAYKSLHKLKEPAYFTTYLIRIMLNYCHDQMKRKKRIQINEELAASAASTDSFVYLEIEEALHHLDEKYQNVILMKYFHDLKIKDIAQQLNCPESTVKTWLTKALALLRKQLDEKGGNFDV, from the coding sequence TTGACTGACCCCAATCTCGCACAAAAAGCCGTCAATGGTGATGATGGGGCCTTCCTGCTTTTAATAAAGCAGCATAAGGAGCAGCTTTACCGGACAGCCTTCATGTATTTGAAAAATGAAACCGATTCGCTTGAAGCCGTTCAGGAAGTCACATTCCGTGCATATAAGTCGCTTCATAAATTAAAAGAGCCTGCCTATTTCACTACTTATCTGATCCGCATCATGCTTAATTACTGCCATGATCAAATGAAGAGGAAAAAAAGAATCCAAATAAATGAGGAGCTGGCTGCATCTGCTGCCAGTACAGATTCCTTTGTTTATCTGGAAATTGAAGAGGCTCTGCACCACTTAGATGAAAAATACCAAAATGTAATTCTGATGAAATACTTTCACGATCTCAAGATCAAAGACATTGCACAGCAGCTGAACTGTCCGGAAAGCACAGTAAAAACCTGGCTCACAAAAGCACTGGCATTACTGCGGAAGCAGCTTGATGAGAAAGGAGGGAATTTTGATGTTTGA
- a CDS encoding DUF4179 domain-containing protein, whose translation MFDREEQEIKRYKEKIDTVQIPADLLEDAILQGFRKAKKRKRRPFVRWASLAAALFIFIFITLIRVSPGFASYVSSFPGMEKMVEIIRYNKGLMSAVENNFAQEIGVSDEHDGIKITLDSAIVDQRKLKIFYTIHNQSEKANVEIMNPTLRSGKVNLNENASFTSGHIEEDMEKNKSSDWSMEYDFGASMNHEDFQLEMMVHTRRALSKEKENVFHFSFNLDQDLVTKKMKVIEINQTVSIENQKVTFKKAEITPLSASLLVQYDKDNTMELFVFEDLRLVDEKGEPWSIYHNGLVGRGISETEDMIYLESNYFEQPKELYLEFSKIRAVKKSDLEVIVDPETNTVLKRPKDEVFSKIEVLKNEVSFSYYEDREASSFLMNDVTDANGVSLSTSSSGEGPASDTGEKRFAIQFDRSKITKGPLSMKFVDYPGYIKKKTRIQIK comes from the coding sequence ATGTTTGATCGTGAGGAACAGGAGATTAAAAGATATAAAGAAAAAATAGATACCGTGCAGATTCCTGCAGACTTGCTTGAGGATGCCATCTTACAAGGGTTTCGAAAGGCGAAAAAACGGAAACGGCGCCCGTTTGTCAGATGGGCATCACTTGCTGCGGCACTTTTTATATTTATCTTCATCACACTTATACGTGTCTCTCCTGGATTTGCTTCTTATGTCAGTTCATTTCCTGGCATGGAAAAGATGGTGGAAATCATCCGCTACAACAAAGGACTGATGTCAGCTGTCGAGAATAACTTTGCTCAGGAAATTGGCGTTTCAGATGAACATGACGGAATAAAAATTACACTGGATTCCGCCATTGTGGATCAGAGAAAATTGAAGATTTTTTATACGATCCACAATCAGTCTGAAAAAGCGAACGTTGAAATTATGAATCCGACATTACGTTCAGGAAAAGTGAATCTTAATGAAAATGCTTCTTTCACATCAGGTCACATCGAAGAGGATATGGAGAAAAATAAAAGTTCAGACTGGTCAATGGAGTATGATTTTGGAGCGTCTATGAACCACGAAGATTTTCAGCTTGAAATGATGGTTCACACAAGAAGGGCACTATCGAAAGAAAAAGAAAATGTCTTTCATTTTTCATTCAACCTTGATCAAGACTTGGTGACGAAAAAAATGAAAGTGATCGAAATTAATCAAACTGTTTCAATTGAAAATCAAAAAGTAACATTTAAGAAAGCCGAAATTACTCCACTTTCTGCCTCCCTCCTGGTTCAATATGATAAAGATAATACGATGGAGCTTTTTGTATTTGAAGATCTCAGGCTTGTTGATGAAAAAGGAGAACCCTGGTCGATTTATCATAATGGGCTTGTTGGAAGGGGAATCAGTGAAACAGAAGACATGATTTATCTGGAAAGCAACTATTTTGAACAGCCAAAGGAACTCTATCTGGAATTCAGCAAAATACGTGCGGTGAAAAAATCAGATTTAGAAGTGATCGTTGATCCAGAAACAAATACCGTGCTGAAGAGACCGAAAGATGAGGTATTCAGTAAGATCGAGGTTTTGAAGAATGAAGTTTCATTTTCCTATTATGAGGATAGAGAAGCTTCAAGCTTCTTAATGAATGATGTGACGGATGCTAATGGGGTCAGTTTGTCAACAAGCTCTTCAGGCGAAGGTCCAGCTTCTGATACAGGCGAAAAACGATTTGCCATCCAGTTCGACCGAAGCAAAATAACGAAAGGCCCGCTATCTATGAAGTTTGTGGACTATCCCGGCTATATTAAGAAAAAGACAAGAATTCAAATAAAATGA
- a CDS encoding Bax inhibitor-1/YccA family protein, which produces MRTSNPALKAFTKREGSYSSKPMTLMGAINKSFLLLFILITAAGAAWYYSAQGQDVTAIMIGGAIGGFIVALIVSFVPKTAPVLAPVYAVLEGMFVGGISAYYASLYEGIVIQAVLLTASVFLALLLAYRSRLIKVTRNFRLGVVAATGGILIMYLLSFVLGFFGVTVPFLHDASPIGILISVAIVIVAALNLVLDFDFIENGSKAGLPKHMEWYAGFALLVTLVWLYLEILRLLAKLRRN; this is translated from the coding sequence TTGAGAACTTCAAATCCAGCTTTAAAAGCTTTTACAAAACGGGAAGGGTCCTACTCCAGCAAGCCGATGACGCTGATGGGAGCGATTAATAAATCATTTTTGCTGCTGTTTATTTTAATCACTGCAGCGGGTGCAGCCTGGTATTACAGTGCACAGGGCCAGGATGTGACAGCCATTATGATCGGAGGGGCGATTGGCGGATTTATCGTAGCGCTGATTGTCAGCTTTGTTCCTAAAACGGCTCCTGTTCTGGCACCTGTTTACGCAGTACTTGAGGGGATGTTTGTTGGAGGAATATCGGCTTATTATGCATCCCTGTATGAAGGAATCGTCATACAGGCCGTGCTTCTAACAGCAAGTGTTTTCCTTGCCTTGCTGCTTGCTTACCGCTCAAGGTTAATCAAAGTAACACGCAATTTCCGATTAGGGGTTGTTGCTGCTACAGGCGGAATTCTGATTATGTATTTGCTGTCTTTTGTACTTGGCTTCTTCGGAGTAACGGTTCCATTTTTGCATGATGCCTCTCCGATTGGCATTTTAATTTCTGTTGCCATCGTGATCGTTGCGGCACTGAATCTGGTTCTGGACTTCGACTTTATTGAAAATGGTTCGAAGGCAGGGCTTCCAAAGCATATGGAATGGTATGCAGGATTTGCCCTTCTTGTCACACTAGTCTGGCTGTATCTTGAGATTCTCCGCCTGCTTGCCAAGCTGCGCCGGAACTAA
- a CDS encoding S-adenosylmethionine decarboxylase related protein encodes MQHTIITLLGSAGGVARSVLSIFNKSVNDLNDPIHPFLKNAVLHLIDHQQKEFDYYHTFFPNLKDLLVLHEFDLKDTAQFTDHLIQTKTRIVVDVSWADTAEMLKCCDLEGVSYINTALENTMIDENEDEFAGFPLIERLRRFEEDKQSITNTKAIIGSGMNPGVVQWMALELMKIRPDQTPLACYIVEHDSSFFKNKQNAEKDTIYTTWSPECFLDEAISSYPMFMKNKAPLFLYENVYDLEFQVTLGKKQFNGCLMPHEEVYTLCRMYDMEGGFFYKINDHTTDLIRSNLYRSNDLWNFEMKVLDPLEGELEGEDLVGVLLVYENEELYMYNVLDNESVFAEFQTNATYFQVACGIYAGLSVLLKDQLANGVYYVDELLQNTKNQYGVYLAYYMTEFVSGKNKSTDGLLLQRMKSLR; translated from the coding sequence ATGCAACACACAATTATCACTCTGCTTGGAAGTGCAGGCGGCGTCGCCCGTTCTGTTCTCTCAATCTTTAATAAGTCAGTAAATGATTTAAACGACCCCATTCATCCCTTCCTGAAAAACGCCGTCCTTCATTTAATCGATCATCAGCAAAAAGAATTCGATTATTATCACACCTTCTTTCCCAACTTGAAAGATTTACTTGTTCTCCATGAATTTGATTTAAAAGATACCGCTCAATTTACAGATCACCTAATCCAGACAAAGACCAGGATTGTCGTAGATGTTTCATGGGCCGATACCGCAGAAATGCTCAAGTGCTGTGATCTTGAAGGCGTAAGCTATATCAATACAGCTCTTGAAAATACAATGATTGATGAAAACGAAGACGAATTCGCAGGATTTCCTTTAATTGAGAGGCTGCGCAGGTTTGAAGAAGATAAACAATCGATAACAAATACGAAAGCCATCATCGGATCCGGCATGAATCCGGGCGTTGTTCAGTGGATGGCCCTTGAGCTTATGAAAATCCGTCCGGACCAGACTCCCCTTGCCTGCTATATTGTGGAGCATGATTCTTCGTTTTTCAAAAATAAACAGAATGCGGAAAAAGACACTATTTATACAACATGGTCGCCTGAATGTTTTCTTGATGAGGCGATTTCAAGCTACCCGATGTTTATGAAGAATAAAGCGCCGCTTTTTTTATATGAAAATGTGTATGATCTGGAATTTCAGGTGACACTCGGGAAGAAACAATTTAATGGATGTCTGATGCCTCACGAAGAAGTGTACACGCTCTGCCGGATGTATGATATGGAAGGCGGTTTTTTCTATAAAATCAATGATCATACGACAGATTTGATCCGTTCTAACCTTTACCGCTCCAATGACTTGTGGAATTTTGAAATGAAGGTGCTTGATCCGCTTGAGGGAGAGCTTGAAGGCGAAGATTTAGTGGGAGTCCTGCTTGTCTATGAAAACGAAGAGCTTTATATGTATAACGTGCTCGATAATGAATCAGTCTTTGCAGAATTCCAAACAAACGCCACATACTTTCAAGTAGCCTGCGGAATCTATGCCGGCCTTTCTGTATTGCTTAAGGATCAGCTTGCAAATGGCGTTTACTATGTGGATGAATTGCTGCAGAACACAAAAAATCAATACGGAGTCTATCTCGCTTATTATATGACTGAGTTCGTTTCAGGTAAAAATAAGAGCACAGATGGCCTGCTGCTTCAGCGGATGAAAAGTCTGAGATAG